A single region of the Sphingobium sp. TKS genome encodes:
- a CDS encoding FitA-like ribbon-helix-helix domain-containing protein translates to MAVMTIRNIDDAIKNRLRLRAAMHGRSMEDEARDILRSALSTEIPRPRNLGQAINERFGELGGVDLPVTPREAMRPPVDFGE, encoded by the coding sequence ATGGCGGTCATGACGATCCGAAACATCGACGACGCGATCAAGAATCGTCTGCGGCTGCGGGCGGCCATGCATGGTCGATCGATGGAAGATGAGGCCCGCGACATCCTGCGCTCGGCGCTCTCGACCGAAATCCCGCGCCCCCGCAATCTCGGCCAGGCGATCAACGAACGCTTCGGTGAGCTGGGCGGCGTCGATCTGCCTGTGACGCCGCGCGAGGCGATGCGGCCTCCGGTGGACTTTGGGGAATGA
- a CDS encoding type II toxin-antitoxin system VapC family toxin: MIVLDTNVISELMRREPDPRVMAWIADQPMAGVFTTTLTQAEIFYGLALLPDGRRRDDLLAAARPMFDVDLAGRVLPFDAEAATAYPDIAAGRKQGGRPISQIDAQIAAIARSRGARLATRNVRDFTDCGITVVNPWGEP; the protein is encoded by the coding sequence ATGATCGTCCTCGACACCAATGTCATATCCGAACTGATGCGGCGCGAGCCCGATCCGAGGGTCATGGCGTGGATCGCCGACCAGCCTATGGCGGGCGTGTTCACCACGACGCTGACCCAGGCGGAGATCTTCTACGGACTGGCGCTGCTGCCCGATGGCCGCCGCCGCGACGATCTGCTCGCGGCCGCACGCCCGATGTTCGATGTCGATCTGGCAGGGCGCGTCCTGCCGTTCGATGCCGAAGCCGCGACGGCCTACCCCGACATTGCCGCTGGTCGCAAACAGGGCGGAAGGCCGATCAGCCAGATTGACGCGCAGATTGCGGCCATCGCGCGCTCGCGCGGGGCGCGGCTGGCGACTCGCAACGTCCGTGATTTCACCGACTGCGGCATTACGGTCGTGAACCCGTGGGGCGAGCCATGA
- a CDS encoding reverse transcriptase/maturase family protein — MQTATILRRIETLPALSRAGKRINGLHRLMRYRCLYERAYDRVSRNRGAMTPGVDGQTFDGMTLARLDRLVERVADGRYRPRPVRRVYIPKGNGKMRPLGIPTADDRIVQEAARMILAAIYEPVFSKHSHGFRAGRSCHTALEEIRKTWTGAKWLIEVDVRGFFDNIDHDILLGLLARRIDDPVFIDLIGTMLKAGCMDEWKFERTYSGTPQGGVISPLLANIYLHELDLFMEEMRAGFDKGVKRRANPAYAAQGQQIAALRKKIDAIRAGGADEAEVRACLARIEAINRDRRKISSVDQMDPNFRRLRYCRYADDFLVGVIGSKADAVRIMADIQHFLAERLNLAVSPEKTGVRDASKGSPFLGFHVCAFTLRSAGTMAGRQKVGGGMRRVLRRPTRGNIKLWVPRDRVYGFCRRKKLGNLDKRNGRARPQFLDSSVAEIIVAYNSEFCGFANYYAIADGVKASLDKLELVMFRSLLATIACRRRTSRKQVMKSLKMGADYGVTTTVRGKPRVHKVWKLKHLIVKTWGNPIVDTITVGSRIAQSSNDLVTRLTAEECQACGDTDGPFEMHHPNRLKDKRGDQLTLWKQSARRRRTIVLCRKCHVAHHGGRMPDRMESRVH; from the coding sequence ATGCAGACCGCTACTATCCTGAGACGGATCGAGACGCTTCCGGCCCTGTCGCGGGCGGGCAAGCGGATCAATGGTCTCCACCGCCTCATGCGGTACCGCTGCTTATATGAGCGGGCCTATGACAGAGTATCCCGGAATCGGGGTGCCATGACGCCGGGAGTAGACGGCCAGACCTTCGACGGCATGACGCTGGCAAGGCTTGATCGTCTGGTCGAACGCGTGGCGGATGGCCGTTACCGCCCTCGTCCAGTGCGGCGGGTCTATATCCCCAAGGGCAATGGTAAAATGCGCCCATTGGGCATCCCTACGGCGGATGATCGCATCGTTCAGGAGGCGGCGAGAATGATCCTCGCGGCGATCTATGAGCCTGTGTTCTCGAAACATAGTCATGGGTTCCGCGCGGGTCGCTCCTGCCACACGGCTCTCGAGGAGATCCGCAAAACCTGGACGGGTGCGAAATGGCTGATCGAAGTGGATGTTCGCGGGTTCTTCGACAACATCGACCATGACATCCTGCTCGGCCTCTTGGCCCGGCGCATCGATGATCCTGTGTTCATCGATCTGATCGGAACAATGCTCAAGGCAGGGTGCATGGACGAATGGAAGTTCGAACGGACCTATAGCGGCACTCCACAGGGCGGGGTCATCTCGCCCTTGCTTGCCAACATCTATCTCCATGAGCTTGACTTGTTCATGGAGGAAATGCGGGCGGGCTTCGACAAGGGCGTCAAACGGCGGGCCAATCCTGCCTATGCTGCTCAGGGCCAGCAGATCGCCGCACTTCGTAAGAAGATCGACGCAATCCGTGCCGGTGGCGCGGACGAGGCAGAAGTCCGGGCCTGTCTGGCTCGGATCGAAGCCATCAATCGGGATCGACGGAAAATATCATCCGTCGATCAAATGGACCCCAACTTCCGCCGCCTGCGCTATTGCCGCTATGCCGACGACTTCCTTGTCGGTGTGATCGGCAGCAAGGCGGACGCCGTCCGGATCATGGCCGATATACAGCACTTCCTCGCTGAGCGGCTCAATCTGGCGGTATCACCGGAGAAAACCGGGGTTCGCGATGCGTCGAAGGGATCGCCGTTCCTTGGCTTCCATGTATGCGCCTTCACGTTGCGCTCCGCCGGCACGATGGCGGGACGGCAGAAGGTCGGCGGTGGGATGCGTCGCGTCCTTCGTCGGCCAACGCGGGGGAATATCAAGCTGTGGGTGCCACGGGATCGGGTCTATGGGTTCTGCAGGCGGAAAAAGCTCGGCAACCTCGACAAGAGGAATGGCCGAGCACGTCCGCAGTTCCTCGACTCCAGTGTCGCGGAAATTATCGTTGCCTATAACTCGGAGTTCTGTGGCTTCGCCAACTATTATGCGATCGCCGACGGCGTAAAAGCGTCGCTCGACAAACTTGAGCTGGTCATGTTCAGGAGCTTGTTGGCGACGATAGCCTGTCGACGGCGTACGAGTAGAAAGCAGGTCATGAAATCCCTGAAAATGGGGGCGGACTATGGTGTCACCACCACGGTCCGGGGCAAACCGCGCGTCCACAAGGTGTGGAAGCTGAAACATCTGATCGTGAAGACGTGGGGCAATCCCATCGTCGATACCATCACGGTCGGCTCGCGCATTGCGCAGAGTTCGAACGACCTCGTTACCCGCCTCACCGCTGAAGAATGCCAAGCATGCGGCGATACCGATGGACCGTTCGAGATGCATCATCCCAACCGCCTGAAAGACAAACGGGGCGACCAACTGACACTGTGGAAACAATCGGCGCGGCGGCGCAGGACCATCGTTCTGTGCCGCAAATGTCACGTCGCACACCATGGTGGTCGGATGCCCGACAGAATGGAGAGCCGTGTGCATTGA